A window from Planococcus maritimus encodes these proteins:
- a CDS encoding metal ABC transporter solute-binding protein, Zn/Mn family, which produces MKKIVKTKNRIGASIAFLLLMALLAGCTGNEEQDASANGGEDTLQVVTTYSILYDIVKNIGGDQIEIHSLAPIGSNPHEYEPLPQDLQKTTDADLVFYNGLNLEAGNSWFEKLLDTSGKAGEAAPVYRLSEGVEPMYLTTEGKEGEEDPHAWLDIQNGVQYAENARDAFIEIDPDHQDIYEQNAEAYISQLEELHQEAVDQYSKIPQDERVFVTSEGAFKYFSKAYDFQAEYIWEINQENQGTPNQITRVLDIIEEQNIEGLFLETSIDPRSMEMVARETGVDIKGKVFTDSIGKPGEDGDTYLKMMQWNIDTILEGLTN; this is translated from the coding sequence ATGAAAAAAATAGTGAAGACGAAAAACAGGATAGGGGCGTCGATAGCATTTCTTTTGCTGATGGCGCTTTTGGCTGGATGTACCGGGAATGAAGAACAAGACGCTTCTGCTAATGGAGGCGAAGATACGTTACAAGTCGTGACTACTTATTCCATCCTTTACGACATTGTGAAAAATATCGGTGGTGACCAGATAGAAATCCACAGCCTGGCACCGATCGGGTCCAATCCGCATGAATACGAACCTTTGCCACAAGATCTGCAGAAAACGACGGATGCCGATTTGGTATTTTACAACGGCTTGAACTTAGAGGCAGGAAATTCGTGGTTTGAAAAATTATTGGACACGTCCGGAAAAGCCGGCGAAGCTGCTCCTGTCTACCGATTAAGTGAAGGAGTAGAGCCGATGTACTTGACGACGGAAGGCAAAGAGGGTGAAGAAGACCCGCATGCTTGGCTCGATATCCAGAACGGCGTTCAGTATGCAGAAAATGCGCGTGATGCTTTTATTGAAATCGATCCGGACCATCAAGACATCTACGAGCAGAACGCGGAAGCTTATATCAGCCAATTGGAAGAGCTTCATCAGGAAGCGGTTGATCAATACAGCAAAATTCCACAAGACGAGCGCGTATTTGTGACAAGTGAAGGGGCTTTCAAGTATTTCAGCAAAGCTTACGACTTCCAGGCTGAATATATATGGGAAATCAACCAAGAAAACCAAGGAACGCCAAACCAGATCACGCGCGTGCTGGACATTATTGAAGAACAGAATATCGAAGGCTTGTTCCTAGAAACAAGTATCGACCCGCGCAGCATGGAGATGGTGGCAAGAGAAACCGGAGTGGACATCAAAGGCAAGGTCTTTACCGATTCCATCGGCAAGCCCGGTGAAGATGGCGATACTTACCTGAAGATGATGCAATGGAATATCGATACGATTCTAGAAGGACTGACAAACTGA
- a CDS encoding M4 family metallopeptidase, whose amino-acid sequence MSKKKLLTLSLAASLALSATAVSADTLSGQTTENVHVNKDTQTPDFISGKLTEPSDKTAKEIVFTYLEENQDTYKIAKKELSSFKVVKQEKDELGFTKVKLQQKFKGVPVFGSVINAHVDQNGVLTSVSGNLAPELYDKQSLKKGATVKASAAVEKAAVDLKEKIGSTPELEAEVTPELVIYSKDGQAHYAYSAEFEFLYPEPGNYQYFVDAKTGDVLDSFNQIHEAKPSGGGASLTGNDSTATGKGVLGDTKTFNTLVNNNGSYLVDRTRGSGIFTYDAKNRTRTPGTLWLDSDNVYNAAYDGAAVDAHAYAGQTYDYFQDVHSRNSYDGNGAELISTVHYGRSYNNAFWSGSQMVYGDGDGTTFVPLSGALDVIAHELTHAVTDTSADLIYQNESGAINESMSDIFGTLVEHHFNNKPDWQVGEDIYTPNVAGDALRSMEDPTLSGDPDHYSKRYTGTGDYGGVHINSGISNKAAFLLANGGTHYGVTVAGIGNDKTGDIYYRTLTQYLTPNSNYSHFRVSTIQAATDLYGASSAEVASVKAAFSAVGVN is encoded by the coding sequence ATGAGTAAAAAGAAATTACTAACTTTAAGTTTGGCAGCATCATTAGCATTATCCGCAACAGCTGTTTCGGCTGATACACTATCCGGACAAACAACGGAAAACGTCCATGTCAATAAAGACACACAGACACCGGATTTCATTTCCGGAAAGCTGACCGAACCATCTGATAAAACAGCCAAGGAGATCGTCTTTACATATTTAGAAGAGAACCAAGACACATACAAAATCGCCAAGAAAGAACTTTCCAGCTTTAAAGTCGTGAAACAGGAAAAAGATGAACTTGGTTTTACCAAAGTGAAGCTGCAGCAGAAATTTAAAGGCGTGCCTGTTTTCGGCTCTGTCATTAATGCACATGTTGACCAAAACGGCGTGTTGACTTCCGTATCCGGCAACTTGGCACCTGAACTATACGATAAGCAATCCTTGAAAAAAGGCGCTACCGTAAAAGCGAGTGCAGCGGTCGAAAAAGCGGCGGTGGATTTGAAAGAAAAAATCGGCAGCACACCGGAACTTGAAGCTGAAGTGACACCGGAATTGGTCATCTATTCCAAAGATGGCCAAGCCCATTATGCGTACAGTGCAGAATTCGAATTCCTCTACCCAGAACCGGGGAATTATCAATACTTTGTCGACGCGAAGACCGGCGACGTTCTGGATTCCTTTAACCAAATCCATGAAGCGAAACCATCCGGCGGCGGTGCTAGTTTAACCGGCAATGATTCGACCGCGACTGGCAAAGGCGTATTGGGCGATACAAAAACTTTCAATACTTTAGTGAACAATAACGGATCCTATTTGGTTGACCGGACACGCGGCAGCGGCATTTTCACATATGATGCCAAAAACCGGACACGTACGCCGGGCACGCTATGGCTCGACAGCGACAATGTTTATAACGCGGCTTATGACGGGGCGGCAGTCGATGCTCATGCCTATGCGGGCCAGACTTACGATTATTTCCAAGACGTCCATAGCCGCAATAGCTACGACGGCAACGGGGCGGAACTGATCTCTACCGTCCATTATGGCCGCAGCTACAATAACGCATTCTGGAGCGGTTCCCAAATGGTTTACGGGGATGGGGACGGCACTACATTCGTGCCGCTATCAGGAGCGCTTGATGTTATCGCGCACGAATTAACACATGCCGTGACGGATACTTCTGCCGACTTGATCTACCAGAATGAATCAGGTGCAATCAACGAGTCGATGTCCGATATCTTCGGAACGCTTGTCGAACACCATTTCAACAATAAGCCAGACTGGCAAGTAGGCGAAGACATCTATACGCCGAACGTGGCGGGAGATGCTTTGCGCTCGATGGAAGACCCGACTTTGAGCGGAGATCCAGATCATTACTCGAAACGCTATACAGGCACGGGGGATTATGGCGGCGTCCACATCAACTCAGGCATCAGCAATAAAGCTGCATTCCTGCTTGCAAATGGCGGGACGCATTACGGCGTGACAGTCGCTGGCATCGGCAATGACAAAACCGGCGATATCTATTACCGCACACTTACGCAATACTTGACGCCAAACTCAAACTACAGCCATTTCCGCGTATCTACTATCCAAGCGGCAACGGACTTGTACGGGGCATCAAGTGCTGAAGTGGCCAGTGTGAAAGCGGCATTCTCTGCTGTTGGAGTGAATTAA
- a CDS encoding metal ABC transporter ATP-binding protein: protein MIHALAIKNVTVSYHGRSAIEAIDLTLEQGNILGIIGPNGAGKSTLLKAILNLITVDSGSINILGGSLKENRNRIAYVPQRNQYDWDFPIHVMDAVLIGTYPSLEIFKRPKKSDKAWALECLEKVGLAQYANRQIGELSGGQQQRVFLARALAQKADLFFLDEPFVGIDIASEEMIVKLLKDLRDEGKTVVVVHHDLGKAKEYFDELLLLNKQLVQFGRPAEVLRPEVMRKAYESELAFLFEAGVS from the coding sequence ATGATCCATGCACTTGCGATAAAAAATGTAACGGTTTCCTATCATGGTCGGTCCGCAATCGAGGCCATTGACTTAACATTGGAACAGGGAAATATATTAGGGATTATTGGCCCAAACGGAGCTGGCAAATCCACTTTACTGAAAGCGATACTGAACTTGATCACTGTTGATTCGGGTTCAATCAACATATTGGGTGGGAGCTTAAAGGAAAATCGCAACCGTATTGCCTATGTTCCTCAGCGAAACCAATACGATTGGGATTTTCCGATTCACGTGATGGATGCGGTGTTAATCGGGACCTATCCGTCTTTAGAAATATTCAAGCGGCCAAAGAAAAGCGACAAGGCTTGGGCACTGGAATGCTTAGAGAAAGTCGGTTTGGCGCAGTACGCGAACCGGCAGATCGGCGAGTTGTCCGGAGGCCAGCAGCAACGGGTTTTTCTCGCACGGGCTTTGGCTCAAAAAGCGGACTTGTTTTTCCTGGACGAACCTTTTGTCGGAATTGACATCGCAAGTGAGGAAATGATTGTGAAGCTATTGAAAGATTTACGCGACGAGGGCAAAACCGTCGTCGTGGTCCATCACGATTTGGGCAAAGCCAAGGAATATTTCGATGAATTGCTGCTATTGAATAAACAACTCGTACAGTTCGGGCGTCCGGCTGAAGTCTTGCGCCCTGAAGTTATGCGAAAAGCTTATGAAAGCGAATTGGCTTTCTTGTTTGAAGCGGGGGTGAGCTGA
- a CDS encoding ABC transporter ATP-binding protein gives MNQSIECRKLVKAFRGDGVETHALKNVDLVLESGKFISLIGTSGSGKSTLLSLIGTLDEPTSGELLHGGQPVSRLNSRQLADFRFETIGFIFQQFHLIPTLTALENIMAPLFGRKVSYDKKERALKLLELVGLSDKANALPSQLSGGQQQRIAIARALVHEPKWLLADEPTGNLDSETGEVIFQLLQRLNQEKGCGVLFVTHDPQLADRADRKIEMRDGEIIADSQARHYA, from the coding sequence TTGAATCAATCCATTGAGTGTCGCAAGCTAGTGAAAGCCTTTCGCGGAGACGGCGTGGAGACGCACGCATTAAAAAACGTCGACCTTGTCCTAGAAAGCGGCAAATTCATTTCCCTTATCGGCACATCCGGTTCTGGAAAATCTACTTTGCTCAGTCTAATTGGAACGCTCGATGAGCCGACATCAGGAGAGCTATTGCACGGTGGACAGCCGGTTAGCCGACTCAACAGCAGACAATTGGCCGATTTCCGTTTTGAGACGATCGGCTTTATCTTTCAGCAATTCCATTTAATCCCGACCTTGACTGCACTTGAAAACATCATGGCGCCATTGTTCGGACGCAAAGTAAGCTATGACAAAAAAGAGCGTGCGTTAAAATTGCTGGAATTGGTCGGGCTATCCGACAAAGCGAATGCCCTCCCTTCTCAGCTGTCAGGCGGGCAACAGCAGCGAATCGCCATTGCCCGTGCGCTGGTCCACGAACCGAAATGGCTGCTGGCGGACGAACCGACCGGCAACCTTGATTCTGAAACGGGGGAAGTTATTTTCCAGCTGCTTCAGCGTCTAAATCAAGAGAAAGGATGCGGCGTTTTATTTGTGACGCACGACCCGCAGTTGGCCGACCGGGCCGACCGGAAAATCGAGATGCGTGACGGCGAAATTATAGCAGACTCGCAGGCACGCCATTATGCTTAA
- a CDS encoding YeiH family protein encodes MSANNRLSSKFFGSLPGNAWFKGILFTFFIAFLGYLLALVPGFNFIGQLACAIIIAVAYRQLFGYPESLRSGIAFSSKRLLRAAIILYGLKLNIHIILEDGLGLLARDAAVVLVAIFGILLLAKLFKADRNISLLLGVGTGICGAAAIAAVAPIIKAKDEDTAIGVGIIALMGTVFAIAYTVLRPFLPIGDIEYGMWAGMSLHEVAHVALAGAPAGEEGLAMALLAKLGRVFLLIPVCFIFIWIMKRKAPAGDVSGKVEFPWFLLGFMGMSLIGSYVLGPIIPVSEAAMDFISILTTWLLTAAMVGLGLNVSLKDVKERALLPLAVMTIVSLSISILTFFTL; translated from the coding sequence ATGTCAGCAAATAATCGATTGTCCAGTAAGTTTTTCGGCTCTTTGCCAGGTAATGCCTGGTTCAAGGGCATCTTGTTTACATTTTTTATCGCATTTTTAGGATATTTGCTTGCTTTGGTCCCAGGCTTCAATTTTATCGGCCAATTGGCTTGCGCCATCATTATTGCCGTGGCTTATCGGCAATTGTTCGGTTATCCCGAAAGTTTGCGAAGCGGCATCGCTTTTTCTTCTAAACGGCTTCTTCGAGCGGCCATTATCTTGTATGGGCTGAAGTTGAATATCCATATTATTTTAGAAGACGGGCTTGGCCTCTTGGCGAGAGACGCTGCCGTCGTTCTTGTGGCGATTTTTGGGATCTTGTTGTTGGCCAAGCTTTTCAAAGCCGACCGCAACATTTCCTTACTCCTTGGGGTAGGGACCGGCATTTGCGGTGCTGCTGCCATTGCTGCTGTCGCCCCGATCATTAAAGCCAAAGACGAAGATACCGCAATCGGTGTTGGAATCATCGCACTTATGGGGACCGTGTTCGCCATCGCTTATACCGTTTTGCGCCCGTTCTTGCCGATCGGAGACATCGAATACGGCATGTGGGCGGGCATGAGCTTGCATGAAGTCGCACATGTAGCCCTCGCCGGCGCGCCAGCTGGTGAAGAGGGCCTTGCGATGGCTTTGCTTGCCAAATTGGGCCGTGTGTTTTTATTGATCCCTGTCTGCTTTATCTTCATCTGGATCATGAAGCGCAAAGCACCTGCTGGAGATGTCTCCGGCAAAGTGGAATTCCCTTGGTTTCTCCTCGGGTTCATGGGCATGAGCCTCATCGGCAGTTATGTATTGGGGCCAATCATCCCGGTATCTGAAGCCGCGATGGATTTCATCTCGATTCTTACCACGTGGCTTTTGACGGCTGCGATGGTCGGTTTGGGCTTGAATGTGAGCTTGAAAGACGTAAAAGAACGCGCATTGCTGCCTTTAGCCGTCATGACGATTGTCTCGCTCTCCATTTCTATCCTTACTTTCTTTACGCTATAA
- a CDS encoding metal ABC transporter permease, translated as MAFIEGIMQYDFLQKALLTSVMVGIICGAIGCFIILRGMALMGDAISHAVLPGVAISYALGINFFFGAVFTGVLTAMAIGFVSQNSRIKQDTSIGIMFTAAFAMGVILITVLESSTDLYHILFGNVLAVRPSDMWITLVIGLVVLGSIYLFYKELLVTSFDSVMASVYGLPVRLIHYFLMALLTMVTVASLQTVGIVLVVAMLITPAATAYLLTDRLSTMVFLASTIGAVSAVIGLYFSYTYNLASGATIVLAATALFIIAFVFSPKHGLLWKKINSKKKQSELAKL; from the coding sequence ATGGCATTTATCGAAGGGATTATGCAATATGACTTTTTGCAAAAAGCCTTGCTTACTTCTGTAATGGTCGGCATCATTTGCGGTGCTATTGGCTGTTTCATTATTTTAAGAGGCATGGCGCTGATGGGGGATGCCATTTCCCACGCGGTGCTTCCGGGTGTGGCGATTTCATACGCGCTGGGCATCAACTTTTTCTTTGGGGCGGTATTTACAGGCGTATTGACGGCGATGGCGATTGGATTTGTGAGCCAAAACAGCCGGATCAAACAGGATACGTCCATTGGGATTATGTTCACAGCGGCATTTGCGATGGGGGTCATCCTCATTACGGTGCTAGAAAGCAGTACGGACCTCTACCATATTCTATTCGGCAATGTCTTAGCCGTGCGCCCATCGGATATGTGGATCACGCTGGTGATCGGGCTGGTCGTACTGGGCTCCATTTATTTGTTCTATAAAGAATTGCTGGTGACGTCTTTCGACTCGGTGATGGCCAGCGTCTACGGCTTACCGGTTCGGCTCATCCATTATTTCTTGATGGCCTTACTGACGATGGTCACGGTCGCTTCTCTTCAAACAGTAGGAATCGTTTTGGTAGTGGCCATGCTGATTACGCCTGCCGCGACGGCGTATCTTCTGACAGACCGGCTCTCCACCATGGTGTTCTTGGCATCTACCATAGGAGCAGTGTCAGCAGTAATTGGCTTGTACTTTAGCTACACTTATAATTTAGCCTCTGGGGCAACCATTGTATTGGCAGCAACCGCGTTGTTTATCATCGCGTTTGTCTTTTCTCCGAAGCACGGCCTGCTTTGGAAAAAAATAAACAGCAAGAAAAAACAATCAGAACTAGCGAAGCTATAG
- a CDS encoding LysR family transcriptional regulator, producing MNQALEVFIKVAEEKNFSNAAKRLHMSQPAVSQYIRGLEEELGVQLLERTNKYVRLNKAGEIVYQHAIKMAKIDERMRHLVEDLSTVAAGKLAVGASYTFGEYILPSILAQLKKAFPHIEVEVTIGNTASIAEAVSKHVLDIGIVEGHHKEHVQLHTEIFAEDQMVIFASVHHPLVRRGGKVTMAELREQEWVLREEGSGTREAAENIFAEHRFRPATFMQFSSTQPIKAMIEAGTGISVLSEWAIEKEVRHGELAILDVEGMPYPRKFSLVTNSHFQTKALSVFIDMVKRQAR from the coding sequence ATGAATCAGGCGTTAGAAGTATTTATCAAAGTGGCAGAGGAAAAAAACTTCTCAAATGCAGCTAAGCGATTGCATATGAGCCAGCCAGCGGTGAGCCAGTACATTCGAGGGTTAGAAGAAGAGTTAGGCGTTCAATTGTTAGAGCGAACCAATAAATACGTCCGATTGAACAAAGCGGGCGAAATCGTGTATCAGCATGCCATAAAAATGGCCAAAATCGATGAACGAATGCGTCATTTAGTGGAGGACTTAAGCACAGTAGCTGCAGGGAAATTGGCGGTGGGGGCCAGTTACACATTTGGCGAGTACATTTTGCCGAGTATTTTAGCCCAGCTCAAAAAAGCATTTCCACATATTGAAGTTGAAGTGACCATCGGAAATACCGCCTCCATCGCAGAAGCCGTATCAAAACATGTGTTGGATATCGGGATTGTAGAAGGCCATCACAAAGAGCATGTGCAATTGCATACAGAAATCTTCGCTGAAGACCAGATGGTGATTTTCGCCTCCGTCCACCATCCACTGGTTCGCCGTGGCGGGAAAGTCACGATGGCTGAACTCCGCGAACAGGAATGGGTATTGCGTGAAGAAGGGTCCGGAACACGAGAAGCCGCAGAAAACATCTTCGCCGAACATCGTTTTCGCCCAGCCACTTTCATGCAATTCAGCAGCACCCAGCCCATCAAAGCCATGATCGAAGCAGGGACCGGGATTAGTGTGTTATCGGAATGGGCCATCGAAAAAGAAGTGCGCCACGGGGAACTGGCGATACTGGATGTAGAAGGCATGCCTTATCCTAGAAAATTTTCACTTGTGACAAATTCTCATTTCCAGACGAAGGCTTTATCGGTCTTTATCGACATGGTCAAAAGGCAAGCTCGGTAA